Below is a genomic region from Fusarium oxysporum Fo47 chromosome XI, complete sequence.
TGAGGCGCGTCGCCGGCTATCTTGATCAACTTAGTGGTGTGCAGGATATGGCGTACATTGAACGGAATACTTCTTCCAACAAGGGTCTGAAGAGGACAAAGGGCGAAAAGAGCGAATTCTTCAAGAAAATGGACAGAGAAAAGAAGCGACGGAAGAACAAGTGATATGTCTCTTGTCCAAACTTAGGACCTAAATCCTAAATAACAAAGGGCTTTAGGTAAATTCGTATAACTCTAGACTGAAATTAGGATGCCAAAAAaaaactcatcaaagaatCCTCTaacttacctaaatcttTGTGTCGTTTAGGATCTGCAGCCTAAATCTTTGTTACTCCCCGGGTCTTGTCTCCGGGTATTGGCTGTATGGTAGTATGGAGTTGCGAACAGTGATAGACTTTATTCGCACTTGTTCTCACACCAATGGCTACAGTAAGTTAACAGGTCAAGCTTTGATATATTTGctttcaagcttctccatattGTTGAAGAAATATTGACATCTATTTTGGCAAGTCCGTGCACTGAATAGTGAgaagatattaataaaatagctCATTGCTGATGGTCGCACAAAGGCTCCTTTCTTTATTGGACTTTTGTTCATTTCTGAAGCATCGCTCTTTGTGAAGTTGTTTCACTCATGAGTCGTTTCTTTGTTTAAGCTATAGCCTTAGCGGTATCGTTAATTTATGGTTGAACAAGGGAGTAAGAGATGAAAGATACCTACAGATAATGTCTATAAAGAACATTGCagtataattatatactGATCTCTCTTTTCTTACTGTTTCAAGTATTCTCGACAACCGTTTTCTACAAGTCATTATTGACTTTTGTTACTCACAACAGCTACAGGTACAAAGGTATATAGAACTCTTCGCTTTTGTGTCCCCTTTCACGCTAGAGCCTTTTGAGCTAATCCCTCTCGTCTAGATGCCTACCGTTTTCGATCTCAAGCAAACATGTGCCAGCCTCGAGGCTCTTGGATGCCCTCAACGTAAGTAAGAAgtctttttccttctcattACACGGTTTACTAACTACTTGATAGACAATCAGAATATCATCCTTCAAACTAAGGCGTACAGCAATCCGAGCAAGGTACTCACTGGACATGACCTCTTCGTGtacaaggagaagaaagccCTGTTGACCTTGATTAAAAACTACTAAGACAGGTTCCCTTCATTATAAGTTGTTTTTGGTATCTGTTATCATGCTTGGTTATGGCTCGGCGGATTGTTGTATAGAATGTTAGTTTCATGAGCTAGACCTGACGATGCGTGAAAGTGTTTCAATATCCTAGAATGCTACCATAATTCCATCGTGCGTGTATCCGTATAACAACTCCATCACAGCTTTGGTACAGATGGGTTGCTCAACAGGACCGAGATGGATTCCGCCCGCCTTCTAAGCCTTTATCTGGAAGGCAACATTCATGGGCACCTCAAGCCACTTGACCAAAGTTGCCGCATTCTTATCATCGGCATTTTTCTGCAACTCCTCCCTAGCCAGGTTCAATGGCGAGTCTCctttcttgttcttcttccttgcATCCGCACCACGCTTCACCAGCCACTCTACTGAGCCGACCCTTTTCTTCATCACAGCATGAAGTAACGCCGTAGTCCCATCATTGTCAACCGCGTCTATGTGGGCCCCGCACTTGATCAAGTACTCCATGACAGCGGTTTGCTGACTCTGAGCCGCTGTGATAAGAGTCGTAACTCCATTGTTGCCGACCCTGTTTACATTCAAGCCTCTGTCTTCGACAAGGTatttgatggtgttgagctgTCCTCGTTCACACGCGATGATCAAGGCATCCCAGCCAGGAACATCAGAGGAACAATCATCACAACCCTTGTCAAGGAGATACTGAACAACCTCGAGACGGTCTTTGCCAGCAGCCATAGTAATCGGCGTCCCCCCAGTGCCAAGGAATACCGGTCTTGTCGCACAGATATTAGCTTTCGCACCTCTCTCTAGAAGTAGCTTGACAACATCGAGGTACCCGCCGCATGCTGCCCAATTAATAGCACTTCCGTCACCGGGAAGAACACCGAACCCAACATCCATACGAATATCCATATCAGCACCACGAAGGAGAAGGACGCGGACGGTGTCCAGATGCCCGCTATATGCCGCATATCCAAGGGCCGTCCACCCGCCATGTTTACCATCGATTTGAACATTCCGATCAAGTAGATCAGCTACTGTGGTGGAGTCGTTCTTCTTTGCAGCTGCAACTAAGCTTTCCACCGTATTGGGAGTCCTCTTCGCTTCGACACGTTTGTGAGTTGGGTTGCGCGGGAGGTGTTTATTAGAGAAGCAATATTCGCAAAAGCGTTCACCGCAGGAGCATCGGACATCGCCGGGCTTTTCTTCACATTTCGCGCATGAGTCGTCGTCCATTATTTCTTCATAGAGGATGACATTCTACTATTGTAGATGTAAAGCCAAAGCCATGCGGCCCTCTTAGTACTTGGATGCTCTTTAGCCATTCTACTTCGCGCCAAAGCGCAAGGTCTCGACTCTCAGCCGCAGTCAAAGGGCGGCAGAACGCCTGGGCGCAGCGCACTAACTTAAGCTTACAGGCCAATAGTCTAGCGTTAGTGTTCAGCTCAACCTTCTAAAGGAGGGTTGCAGTGTAGCGCTGACCAACCAGTGAAGGGTATTGCTCAGCCGACTTCGGTACTTTCAACATGTTACCTTTATGCCTCGTTGGGCTGAATACACCATTGTGATGGTCTGGGCACTTAAGGTGGCCTTATGGCAAGTTTCATTGACATATTAGTGGCAGAATGCACATATGCAACTATATAAAGGTTTGAGTTGATCATGACGCGAGCCAGTTGCGTGTATACCAAACCAGAGTTATCATAAAACTTGGGCTTTCTCAATGTCCTGATACAAGTAAAACAAGCTTCTATGGGAACAGCCCAAGATCAACTGGTGCGTTGCGCATTTGATCCTCTTGTATCTCCTGGATCAACCCTTCAGGGTAATCCTCAATATTAAGATCCATGTATCCACGAGGAGCCCATTTCCGCGCACAGACGAACAGCGTCCTTCCATTAATACTGGTATCAGACAGGATCCTCAGCGCGCATTcaccagcatcttcagccgTTGCGAGCTCGACGCCTGATTTCTCAACTTGGTCGAATTGGTCTTTGGAGAGAATACCCGTGCGGATGTACCTGCAGAATCAATTAGTCAAGGATTTCAAGTGCCCCGGAATGGAGAGTGATCTACCATGGTGCAATAACATTGACTCGGCTTCCATAGTAAAATGCTGTTCTTCTTAGAGCATGCATTATTCCGCGGACCGCCCACTTCGTACTGCTGTACTCTGGAGATCTGGGAACATCCAGGAAACCGGCGCCTGAACTGATGAGGATCAAGCAGGTATCTTCTTGGTCCTTATTGACTTCGGTGCCATTCTGGGACACAAAATAGTGCATGGCCAGCTTCGATGTATAAAGGGCCCCCTTCAGATTCACATCGATTACCTGCAAGTCTGGCTTTTGCGGTTCTTGGTCTTTACCTGCGCAAGTGGGTATGAGAGAGCTGGGTGAGGCACGATAGGTAGGGAGTTCTTACCGTCAAAAGTGAAAGTCTGGTCTTCTTTTGTCGTCCCTGCGTTGGCTATGACATAGTGAATCCTCCCAGAAGGGGACACTTGAGCAGCCTCCTTGAACAAACGAACTTGATCTTCCCAAACGGTTGCGTCGCATTGAACGAACTTTGAGCCTGTCAACTCTGAAGTGAGCTTCCCCGCAGTGATAGCATTTTTATCGCCGATTACGACCTTGGCTCTAATACAGATGAGTCTTCATGAATTTTTTGAGTCATGTGGAATTGCACGCACCCTGAGCTGTGTAGGGCCCGTACATAAGCCTCCCCAATACCACTTGCACCTGAGATGTTAGCTAACCTATACCGTGCCATTAATTTCCGTGACGCTGACCTCCGGTGATTATGGCAACTTTTCCAGCAATTTGATCTTCGTTGAAGTCGATATCGCAGTTTATGGGGGGCGAGATATGGTAAGGAGGCATAGTGAAAACAGAGCCTGTAGGTGGTTGTAGAATTGTAAGATTGGTCAAATGTTATTGCCTGGACGATGCGAATGTGTTGGTGAGCAGCGACTGTAATGAAATGGTTTTTACAGGGCTAGTGGCTCGCATATTTCATTGGATCTTATAGAATACTTCTCGAGCACCATCAGATACTTGATGCGGACTTATGCGAGTTGATGATATCGCCAAACCTCAGCTCTTGCGATCCCTCATCGGACCGACTTACCCGGATGTTGGCTCACCCAATGGTCAGCTCCCTGAATGAGGCTATACCCTTATTAGACGCACTAATGCAACCTGCTGACAGAGTGGAGTAGCCTATCCCCGCCCTGAGCCTCTGAGGGAGGAGATTCACGTGCATGCCGTGATGACGCCCCCAGAATCCGACGATTTTCTCTCCTGATTCATCCCATTAATTCTCAAAAGGTATCACATAATTCTCTCATAATCAGCCATATACAGCCATCTATCAGCACCCGGCATATACAGCACCATGTCCGATCCACAAAAGATTGCCATTGAACCAATGGCTCCACAGCTCCTTGTTAAGAAAGCTGAGGAGGACTGGACCGGGATTACTAGCACTGCACAACGACGAAAGCTGCAGAATCGACTCAACAAGAGATCGCAGTGTGAGTGCACCCTTCTAACTTGTACCATGGAGCCAGCATCTTACATAATATGCCCTTGGCAGATCTCAGAAAACGCCAACAACTCGAACAAAACCGGCTTGCTTCCAATATTGTTGGTCAAGCTGGCCTACCAGCCGAATCCATGCCAGTAATAGCACTCGCTCTCCAAGGTCCACCGGACGCCATGTTTGAAGTCATCCGTCAGACCTGCGAAGTTTACGAGAGACCTGATAAAAGCGAAAGGGTGTTTGCCATCGCGTGCAAGACGTACATGGACTATACCATGAACGCCCCTCGAATATCGCAGCTTCCACTTCTCATCAGTCTCAACGTTACAATAGCAGTTGCGAACAATGCTACACTGCTGGGATTTGACCGTGCGCTTATGTGTATCGACGAAGCTATATCGCCTTTTTACTTCAATGGACCTTTTACTGCAGATTATAATCCTCCAAGGGCACTTGAGCCTACAGAAGTTCAGAAGACGGTGTTGCATCACCCATGGCTCGACATATTTCCCTTCCCCAAATTCAGAGATAATATCATTCTTGCAGCGGATGCTGAGTTATTGGATGACGGCGAGCTTTGTGAGGATATATCAGAGATCAACTGGGAAAACGCTGAGAAGCCAAGTTTGATTGTATGGGGAGATTCATCTGTGCCAAACTCCTGGGAGGCATCGCCTTGGTTTCTGAGGAAATGGGGTTGGTTGCTTCAAGGGTGCCCTGAGCTTATAGAAACGACGAATAGATGGCGGCAGAGTCGAGGAGAAAGGTTACTGAAGTGGAATAATAAGTAGTATAGAAATTTCTATAATGACTGCTTCTTGAACACTGTTGGGACGCATGTGTAATCAGACCACGATAGGATGTGAGCAGTGAAGCTATCAGCGCCCTGCATTAGTGCAGCCAACTACGCCGCCGTACGGCACTGTTTGCATCATCATGCCTGAACAGAACTGCATAGTAAAACTATCTTTAGACTTAATGAATTTTGAAACCTTTGAATAAATATGAAGCTGGCCTGCAGCCTTGACAACTTTTGTTCCAGGAGCAAGAGCATCGTCGGAAGGCAATGGGTATGGCACAGAGAGGCTATTGTGAACCTGGACGCTCAACAATTGGATACGGTCGTGTGGCCCAATGGCAAGGCGTCTGACTACGAATCAGAAGATTCTGGGTTCGATCCCCAGCATGATCATATTTTTGCCCTCTAGTGATTACATGGTGCTCCACTTAGTTAGCTCAAAGGCCGATCACATTGATCACATTGCAAGACCATCACTTACCAAGACGGTCCATATCATATCCGCGAATCTTGCAGGACTAGCTCCGGCAGTCCAGGTATCTTTTAGTCATGGCTGTATTTCATTTCCATTTAAAGCTGAGCTTTCGGCCTTGCACTGTCACATACGATCATACC
It encodes:
- a CDS encoding ankyrin repeat-containing domain protein; protein product: MDDDSCAKCEEKPGDVRCSCGERFCEYCFSNKHLPRNPTHKRVEAKRTPNTVESLVAAAKKNDSTTVADLLDRNVQIDGKHGGWTALGYAAYSGHLDTVRVLLLRGADMDIRMDVGFGVLPGDGSAINWAACGGYLDVVKLLLERGAKANICATRPVFLGTGGTPITMAAGKDRLEVVQYLLDKGCDDCSSDVPGWDALIIACERGQLNTIKYLVEDRGLNVNRVGNNGVTTLITAAQSQQTAVMEYLIKCGAHIDAVDNDGTTALLHAVMKKRVGSVEWLVKRGADARKKNKKGDSPLNLAREELQKNADDKNAATLVKWLEVPMNVAFQIKA
- a CDS encoding uncharacterized protein (domain of unknown function-domain containing protein); translated protein: MSDPQKIAIEPMAPQLLVKKAEEDWTGITSTAQRRKLQNRLNKRSQYLRKRQQLEQNRLASNIVGQAGLPAESMPVIALALQGPPDAMFEVIRQTCEVYERPDKSERVFAIACKTYMDYTMNAPRISQLPLLISLNVTIAVANNATLLGFDRALMCIDEAISPFYFNGPFTADYNPPRALEPTEVQKTVLHHPWLDIFPFPKFRDNIILAADAELLDDGELCEDISEINWENAEKPSLIVWGDSSVPNSWEASPWFLRKWGWLLQGCPELIETTNRWRQSRGERLLKWNNK